The following proteins are co-located in the Citrobacter freundii ATCC 8090 = MTCC 1658 = NBRC 12681 genome:
- the kdgT gene encoding 2-keto-3-deoxygluconate transporter: MKIKATIERIPGGMMLIPLLLGAVLNTLAPDTGAYFGSFTKGMISGTVPILAVWFFCIGASIDLRATGTVLRKSGTLVITKIAVAWVVAMIAASFIPDTGIQTGFFAGLSVLAIVSAMDMTNGGLYASLMNQYGTKEESGAFVLMSLESGPLMTMVILGSAGLASFEPHHFIGAVLPFLIGFTLGNLDHDLRSFFSKATPVLIPFFGFALGNTINLSVIVDTGLLGILLGVAVIVITGIPLIIADRVIGGGNGTAGVAASSAAGAAVANPVIIAQINPAFEPVAASATALVAASVIVTAILVPIITALYAKRFNKNLVANETVATPADSLHH, translated from the coding sequence ATGAAAATTAAAGCCACGATTGAACGCATCCCCGGCGGAATGATGTTGATTCCTCTGTTATTAGGCGCAGTGTTAAATACGTTAGCTCCGGATACCGGTGCGTATTTCGGTTCGTTTACCAAAGGAATGATCAGCGGAACGGTACCGATTCTGGCAGTGTGGTTTTTTTGTATCGGCGCATCTATTGATTTACGGGCAACCGGCACGGTATTACGCAAGTCCGGTACGCTGGTAATAACCAAAATAGCCGTGGCGTGGGTAGTGGCAATGATTGCGGCTTCATTTATTCCTGATACCGGTATTCAAACCGGGTTCTTTGCAGGCCTCTCAGTTTTGGCAATTGTCTCCGCAATGGACATGACCAACGGTGGTTTGTACGCCAGCCTGATGAACCAGTACGGCACCAAAGAAGAGTCTGGCGCATTTGTGTTGATGTCTCTGGAATCCGGCCCGTTAATGACCATGGTGATCCTCGGCTCCGCGGGTCTGGCCTCCTTCGAGCCACACCATTTCATCGGCGCGGTATTACCGTTCCTGATTGGCTTTACATTAGGCAACCTGGATCATGACCTGCGTTCTTTCTTCAGCAAAGCCACACCGGTGCTGATCCCGTTCTTCGGCTTCGCATTGGGTAACACCATTAACCTGAGCGTAATCGTTGATACCGGTCTGCTGGGTATCTTGCTGGGTGTCGCGGTTATCGTCATCACCGGTATCCCGCTGATTATTGCAGACCGTGTTATTGGTGGCGGGAACGGTACGGCAGGCGTGGCAGCCTCTTCAGCAGCAGGCGCTGCGGTGGCAAACCCGGTGATTATCGCCCAGATTAACCCGGCGTTCGAACCGGTTGCCGCATCCGCTACGGCGCTGGTTGCCGCCAGCGTAATTGTCACCGCCATTCTGGTGCCGATTATCACCGCGCTGTACGCCAAACGTTTTAATAAAAACCTGGTCGCCAACGAGACGGTGGCCACCCCGGCAGACTCTCTGCACCACTAA
- a CDS encoding diguanylate cyclase regulator RdcB family protein: protein MTNVLLEGPGRTLECVYPKFMVDLVQGDETKRSGGFLQQQQRLRARLTQEVLSQTQLRAWVMAGVSSEHLVMRLKLVEKLAGMIDPGHLALVRIAEGLKFLQQTEHPRGLSTPGLLQQINSLTDWFTQRAAYKEKALTQRGLTVQAGEHSEQIFTRWRAGAYDGWSLPGRCFVALEELRWGAFGDACRLANADVVLMLKDNLRTMAAQALADSVNAAPATRHYYHHWLSTPVVGGSGEYNDMLSWLGDWCDAQRHPVSWSVTQRWQNVALGMPRLCSAKRLADAMVEEIFAPSLLIN, encoded by the coding sequence ATGACTAACGTTTTACTGGAAGGCCCCGGGAGGACGCTGGAGTGTGTCTACCCGAAGTTTATGGTCGATCTGGTTCAGGGAGATGAAACCAAACGTTCCGGCGGTTTTCTGCAACAGCAGCAGCGGTTGCGTGCGCGTCTGACGCAGGAGGTGTTATCCCAGACACAACTGCGGGCGTGGGTGATGGCGGGAGTGTCCAGCGAGCATCTGGTGATGCGTCTTAAGCTGGTAGAAAAGTTGGCGGGCATGATCGACCCAGGCCATCTGGCGCTGGTGCGTATTGCCGAAGGGCTGAAGTTTTTACAACAAACCGAACACCCGCGTGGGCTTTCAACCCCCGGTCTTTTACAACAAATAAATTCACTGACTGACTGGTTTACCCAACGCGCTGCGTATAAAGAGAAGGCGCTGACCCAGCGTGGCCTGACGGTTCAGGCGGGCGAACACAGCGAACAAATTTTTACCCGCTGGCGGGCTGGCGCATATGACGGTTGGTCGTTACCTGGACGCTGTTTTGTTGCGCTGGAGGAGTTGCGCTGGGGAGCCTTCGGTGACGCCTGCCGGTTAGCGAATGCCGATGTGGTGTTAATGCTAAAAGACAACCTGCGAACCATGGCCGCTCAGGCGTTGGCGGACAGCGTGAATGCGGCGCCTGCTACGCGTCATTACTATCATCATTGGCTCAGCACGCCAGTTGTCGGCGGATCGGGCGAGTATAACGATATGCTGAGCTGGTTAGGCGACTGGTGCGATGCGCAGCGTCATCCGGTGAGCTGGTCGGTGACGCAGCGTTGGCAAAATGTGGCGTTAGGAATGCCGCGATTGTGTTCGGCGAAACGACTGGCTGATGCGATGGTTGAGGAGATTTTTGCACCGTCCCTACTCATCAATTGA